From the Zymoseptoria tritici IPO323 chromosome 2, whole genome shotgun sequence genome, the window ATCAGCAAATGAACCAGGCTTACAACCAATACGGCCGATATGGACAACAGGGCATGCAGCAAGAGGCTCAGCAGCAGAAGCAGTACGACCCGTTTGGCCACCAGGCACAACACAGCTTCGATCAGTATGCTGGAcaccagcaacagcagcagtcTCAGTCACAATTCGGAGGCCTGTCATCTGCACCCAGCGATTACTCCCAGTACTACACCGCGGATCCGCAACAGTCCAGGAACGCCTACAACCAGTACTACGGAAGCTCCTAcggacagcagcagcagcagcatgaTCTGCGCAGCCAGCAGCAGGGCCAGCAGGATCCCACCATCGGGCAACAGCGCTCCACCAGCGGCTTCGGTGCGGGTCAGAACGACTCCACCCTCGCCGCCCAGTCGCAACAACAGGTCAGTATTTCTCATTACAATGATTTGACAAAGCTCTACGATTCTGCCGAGAATGAAGTGGACCGAGATGGTATTTTGCAAGCGATGCACGCTGCACAGAAGCAGATGCAGTCTCGTGCAAGCTCTATTCACGATGCCTACCAGTCTGAGGGACATCATCGCCAGCCATCCTCATCTGAGCAGCAAAACATGCGTTTCATCTCGTCGAATACTTCTGACACTCAACAGGCATCTCGCTTCAACGAAGCCCCAAGCTCTGGTCACAATACCCCCAACCCCACGATGGCGAAcccacagcagcagcactcGATGCACCAAGCTCAAAGCCACCAGCAACAGCCACAGGGAGCCTACCCTCCCGGTGCCAGCGCGGCCTTCCCGTACGGACATCCGTACTACAACAGTCCATACCAGCAAGCGTACGCTAATCAGTTTGGCGGATATAGCCATGCTGGTTATGGTGGCGCGAGTGGATATCCCacgcaacaacaacagaaGCAGCAAGGTGCTGTCGGAGCTGGAGCTATGTACGGTGCTCCACAAGGCTATGGTCAGCAGCAATCATCCTACGGTCAGCAGCAGTCCGCATACGCCCAGCAGCAGTCATCCTACGACCCGCAACACTCGGCCTCTCCCGCCAACACTCACGCATTCGCCCAAAACCAGCAAGCTTCTATGCGCAGCGCTTCGGGCATGGGCGGCTCCGGTCTGGGCGGTCTTGATGACTACGGCCGCCAGTCCGCGCAACCATCTTCTCACCAGCAGAGCCATTTCGGCGGCATGAACGATCCTTTCGCGCGCACCTCCTCAGGCTTTGGCACACAAGGCGCGTATggtcagcagcagcagggtGGAGATGATTCCCTGAAAGCCTTTGTCGACCCATCCACGGCTGCTAAGAGCGGTCCATCTCCTCAACCTGGCCGTCCCGGCTCCGCCGCTAACAGTGCTGCCGGTAATGTCCAGGCTGGAAGCGGACTGCCGCCACCGCAGAGCCAGCACTCTGCTTTCGGAGGCGGATATCCCGGATTCCCGGGTCAGAGCCAGTATGGTGGATTGGGAGGACTTGGTTCCCAtggccagcagcaaggtcAGCAGGGGCAGCAGGCGCAGCAGAGCGCGTATGGCAGCTATGGCGCCGGTGGATTCAGCCAGGCCTATGGCGGATATGGAGGCTCCCGAGGTGGATGGGGACAGCAGTACGGTGGACACTAGATGTCACGCCGGTatggacgaggatgaagtcgGACGAAGACTCCATGTATGAGATTCCGGGTTGGGATGGATTATTGAGCTCTACTCTGGTAAACAGGAGTTTTGGTTCTAATGGTAGGCATAAGGGACTCTTCGGGAATGAAAGCAGACGGATGGATGGTCAGTGCTGTCTCTGTCTGCGATAAAGACTGGGATGTGGACTTGTACTATGAAGAAAGAACGATTCTTGTGTGAAAATTGCCTCTCTCGCGTGTATGATGAACATACTGTGCCTTCGCTCCTCTTCGCTTTCTGCACGAACCATGTCTCTTGCATGTCTCTTGCATGATATCGCACCGGACCTGTGTCCGTCGCCAAGCAATTCGGGGTCTAGCCAGCTGGCGGCTGAGACAAGGAGGTCGCGTCTTCCGATTGAAGTTCAATTCAACTTCACCTCTCGATCCAAGGTACGCGATCAACTTCACTCCATCCAAAGCCAACCTTTGTCGCTCTTTTGACCTCTACACCCACAAAGGGCTTCATCGACCCCCTCTGCCATATCGCCCAACATCCAAGGACACGAacgccaccacctcctccgcaccCGCCCGCCACCTCGCCCGCCATGGCCGTCAAGAACAAATACTCcgtcctcctccccacctACAACGAGCGCCGCAACCTCCCCATCATAGTCTGGCTGCTCAACAAGACCTTCACCGAGCAGTAAGCTCCCCACCTCTCGACTCCAACGTACCCTCCCTCTAATCCTACCTCCGTACAGCACTCTCGACTACGaaatcatcatcgtcgacgatgGCTCCCCCGACGGCACCCAAGACATCGCCAAACAACTCATCAAAGCCTACGGCGCCTCCCGCATCCTTCTCAAACCCCGCGCCGGCAAACTCGGCCTCGGAACAGCCTACGTCCACGGCCTGCAATTCGCGACCGGAAacttcgtcatcatcatggaCGCGGATTTCTCTCACCACCCGAAATTTCTCCCCCGCATGATTGCCACGCAGAAAGAGGGAAACTATGACATTGTGACCGGAACGCGGTATGCGGGCGACGGAGGGGTGTATGGATGGGActtgaagaggaagatggtcAGTCGGGGGGCGAATTTGTTTGCGGATACGGTGTTGAGACCGGGCGTGAGTGATTTGACGGGCAGTTTCCGGTTGTATAAGAAGGAGGTGCTGGCGCAGGtgatggagaagacggagagtAAGGGGTACTCGTTTCagatggagatgatggtgAGGGCGAAGGCGATGGGGTTTAAGGTTGCGGAGTGTCCGATTAGTTTTGTGGATCGGGTTTATGGGGAGAGTAAGTTGGGTGGGGAGGAGATTGTGGAGTATTTGAAGGGGGTATTGGGACTGTGGGTGAAGGTTTGAGAGGGCGAGCGGGGAGTGGATGGCATTTGACAGGACATGGCATGGCGTGGGGAGCTTCTTGGTAGATATGAGCTGGATTGCAAGACGTGCTGCTGCGCAGTAACGTGGTAACTGCACCCCGATCTCCATCCAGTCCCCTTTCGCGTGCGCGGTATCCAGTTCTTTGCGTGAAGGCGAAGCAAGGCACTGCATTGTGTAGTTGGATCCAGAAAGTAGTGCTCCACCCATGGCATTGACAGCTATGGAAATGATAAGGCGCTGCTCCCGCACCGCTGAGCAGTCACCTTTGAACAATGTTACCAGCCCGCCGTCTTGGTCCGGATGGACCCGCCACAAATATGTAGCGCCGGCCAAGGCTCAAGAGCAGGACTGGCCAGGCGGCAACTGCCCAAAGGGCGAGACCAAACGTGTAGCCCTGGAATCTGCAGGCCCATTTGCCGTTCCTGGCGCGTATGCGCGAAGAGTCGTAAGGCAGGTCGCCGAGGTCGTTCACGAAGCTGTTGGGTGAGTCTTGTGAAGTCAGCCACTGGATGATAGATCGATGTCTTTTGGGACTCTGAGCAGAAGCCATGTCCGAGAGCGACAAGCACGGTCAGGGTAGGGAGAACAGAACGCAGGCAGCCAAGATGAATAGGAGTGATGGGCATCACGGATGCTCCCCAGCACAGCAAGGCTGAGGCCTCGATATGACTGCATCTCTGTCGAGGACATAGAGTATTGAATGTTCTATCAAGCGAGGTCTTGTGGTATCGCTCGACTCTGATGTAGTGGCTCTTATTGGATGTTTCGTAGCGAGAGGGCCAAGGCGGCATGGACGTATGCAGTCAGCCTGCACTAGATGCGTCAGCTGCCACTCGTATTGACGGAAGAAGGCTTGATCGGTAGAGCGCATCGCTTAGAACTAAGCGAGAGGCACACACGCGAGACCTACGTGGCTCACCTTGGATCTCGCGGATTGAAGATTGAATTCAACATCACGTGTATCATTGCTTCGCCaatctctcctccaccaacctgttcaccatcttctccaacaccttccctcctccctctcccgcaCCCTCAAAGTACGCCGCCACGCTCTTCTCCACATACTTGCCCACCATATCCACCTCCACATTGACTCCCTCTCCCACGCCCTTCCCTCCCATCACTACCTTCCCCTGCGTATACGCAATCAACATCACCTCCCACCACccctcttctccatcctccaccgccgtgACCGTTAAACTCGCGCCATCCAACGTGACATATCCTTTCTCCACCACATATCTTAGCACGCTCTTATCCCGCGGTGACAAGCGGTATGTGACTGCGttcccatcctccctctTGTCTGCGATCGTCGCAACGGTGTCGACGTGGCCTTGTACAAAGTGTCCGCCCATTCGGGTGGAGCTGCTGACTGCTCGTTCGAGGTTCACGCCCGACCCGACTTTGAGGTCGCCGAGATTTGTTCGTCGTAATGTCTCTGGGCTTACACCAACTTTGAAGCTGTCCTTGTCGAATTCGGTGACTGTGAGGCATGTTCCGTTTATGCTGATGCTGTCGCCGAGATGGCAGTCGTCTAGGATttcggaggcggaggagattgtAAGAGAGGTGCCGGAGCCGCCGGAGGAGGACTCGTCGTGTGAGATGAGGGAGGAGACATCTTCGTGGTGGTCAGCAGAGTTGGGAGACCCGAGGGCAGAGAGACGTACTGCCTATTACTTCTACTATGCCGGTGAACATGTTGGGCGATGTGGTATATTGCAGAGTGGCAGATCGGTTTTGTCGGAGAAGCCGCAATATGAGTTGAATTGATGATGGTGTCATCAATGCTTGAAGCTTCACATGCGTCGGGTCCATGAAATGTTAGCCGATCTCGGATCAATGGTTTAGCCGGGCCGAGGCCGAAGGAGCCGGAGACGACTACACTTCATGCCATTTGATGTACAACGTCCCGGTCCTTTCTGACATAGATATACAAGTTGCTTGTTTGATCAAATGTATTTTCAACGGTCTTTACGGCTGATCCGGCAGAATTGTGCTTTCAATCCCTCACCGACATCGTTCTTACAGCGAAGATGTCTAGCAACTCCTGCTGGGGATGCTTCCAAATTGCCATTGGCGGGTCTGAAGGTGCTTGATATGACTAGAGTATTGGCTGGAGTAAGTACTGTTGAGGTACGAGCGAAGTGTAGACCTTGGTGCTGACACTCGTACCAGCCGTACTGCACACAAATACTGGGAGATCTTGGGTATGAATGAATGCAATAACGAGAACCAGATCGCGAAGCCTGACAAACCTCAGAGCAGACATCATCAAGATCGAGCATCCGACTCGCGGAGATGATACACGAGCATGGGGACCTCCGTATGCTTCATATACCGAGCAAAGCGGGAAGCAAGGCCAAGGCGAAAGTGCCTACTTCCTCGCTGTATGCGTGCAAGTTCTCTTGTAGCACGATCACAACTCATACCATTCTCAGGTCAATCGCAACAAGAAATCTCTTGGCCTCTCCTTCCAATCTCCTTCCGGCGTCGCAATACTCCACAAGCTCGTCGAGAACGTCGACATTGTCGTGGAGAACTACCTGCCCGGCGCCCTGGCCAAATA encodes:
- the Mg68111 gene encoding mannose phospho-dolichol synthase (belongs to Glycosyl transferase, family 2) — encoded protein: MAVKNKYSVLLPTYNERRNLPIIVWLLNKTFTEHTLDYEIIIVDDGSPDGTQDIAKQLIKAYGASRILLKPRAGKLGLGTAYVHGLQFATGNFVIIMDADFSHHPKFLPRMIATQKEGNYDIVTGTRYAGDGGVYGWDLKRKMVSRGANLFADTVLRPGVSDLTGSFRLYKKEVLAQVMEKTESKGYSFQMEMMVRAKAMGFKVAECPISFVDRVYGESKLGGEEIVEYLKGVLGLWVKV
- a CDS encoding riboflavin synthase alpha chain; amino-acid sequence: MFTGIVEVIGNVSSLISHDESSSGGSGTSLTISSASEILDDCHLGDSISINGTCLTVTEFDKDSFKVGVSPETLRRTNLGDLKVGSGVNLERAVSSSTRMGGHFVQGHVDTVATIADKREDGNAVTYRLSPRDKSVLRYVVEKGYVTLDGASLTVTAVEDGEEGWWEVMLIAYTQGKVVMGGKGVGEGVNVEVDMVGKYVEKSVAAYFEGAGEGGGKVLEKMVNRLVEERLAKQ